From the genome of Biomphalaria glabrata chromosome 1, xgBioGlab47.1, whole genome shotgun sequence, one region includes:
- the LOC129928608 gene encoding uncharacterized protein LOC129928608, translating to MSPKTRTQRWLELFDIAKEKQVPKPDEWVHRQEEKEYQTKIRQEDKEAEKQREYQTKEHCNMTLTTDIIGEAIALAEKLNIPSHERERWFDNKLAEIDREDDKRRQEELKRELLKLKNTEFKAEQKNDATLTRIYQKAQLRERTAYLEDGFLKKYIFRKYNVIEQIYVPQKYRQQIIKAKHEFYDTIHMSVTSTKKRIAKEYYWPSLTKDVKKYINNCSHCQHDYCEKKQTQKKSNITKTKNEPDYKARIDNNESMHHDSSKSTGTSLPTTCPSLTVTTCPSLPDNTSPSLPSTFPSLTTDDDFIHQDLNKTASASNTMICIEHFCYNQDKSHEPEADTYIQSTLAIPDKRKTMQLDSNTHTSIPHLKECESTQEAITTMNIGSQRILHEHMKSRYFAQGDQVNLLLPDWSNKLFYKWQRPFTITRKISNLLYEINVNKVTRVFHVHMFEHYHETDNEDIKAEVDNFTSLATIPEEEEETSSTPIPEIDVSLPASNQIDIPKVITMDDIALQKVKDTKVFTDHADFFTSVSETFSVLQFESNSESNNIDNTKFHPPSTQRATFLQKGTNELLQHCCIDRLNSDMFSHCSIEHSNAKHSATIVLQRQSSSTRKLSFGFGQFLFSPNSNAVQSDIICEINMTWRQQPHKLKDLFFKFRKRTCTSMSAIQKGSELYISTLHMYYSIFSVT from the exons ATGTCTCCAAAGAcaagaacacaaagatggttagaattatttgacatagctaaagaaaaacaagtacCTAAACCAGATGAATGGGTTCATCGacaggaagaaaaagaatatcaaaCAAAGATACGTCAAGAAGATAAAGAAgcagaaaaacaaagagaatatcaaacaaaagaaCATTGTAACATGACTTTAACAACAGACATAATAGGTGAAGCCATAGCTTTAGCAGAAAAACTCAATATTCCTTCACATGAACGAGAAAGAtggtttgataataaattagctGAGATAGACAGAGAAGATGACAAAAGACGGCAAGAAGAACTAAAACGagaattattaaaattgaaaaataccgaattcaaagctgaacaaaagaatgatgcaacattaacaagaatataCCAGAAAGCTCAATTAAGAGAGCGTACAGCATATCTCGAAGATGGATTTCTCAAGAAGTATATTTTCCGCAAGTACAATGTAattgaacaaatatatgtaccACAGAAGTACAGACAACAAATAATTAAAGCCAAGCATGAGTTTTATGACACCATACATATGAGTGTAACAAGTACTAAGAAGAGAATTGCCAAAGAATATTATTGGCCTAGCTTgaccaaagatgtcaagaaatacattaataattgttCACATTGTCAACATGATTATTGTGagaagaaacaaactcaaaagaaaagcaacataactaaaacaaagaatgaacCAGACTACAAAGCCAGAATTGACAACAATGAATCTATGCATCATGACTCAAGTAAATCTACAGGGACATCACTgcctactacatgtccatcACTAACTgttactacatgtccatccctacctgacaatacaagcccatccctaccaagtactttcccatccctaaccactgatgatgacttcatacatcaagacttgaataagactgcatctgcatcaaatactatgatatgcattgaacatttttgctacaatcaagacaagtctcatgaaccagaagcagatacttatattcaatcaactttggctataccagacaaaagaaaaactatgcaacttgactctaacactcatacaagtattcctcatttgaaagaatgtgagtcaactcaagaagccattacaaccatgaacattggaagtcaaagaatattacatgaacacatgaaatcaagatattttgctcaaggagatcaagtcaatttactgttaccagattggagtaacaagctattctacaaatggcaacgtccatttaccatcaccagaaagatttccaacctgctttatgaaatcaatgtcaacaaggttaccagagtatttcatgttcatatgtttgaacattaccatgaaacagataatgaagacatcaaagcagaagttgataattttacaagcttagcaactattcctgaggaagaagaagaaacatcatcaacacccattcctgagatagatgtttcattaccagcatcaaatcaaattgacattccaaag gtcatcactaTGGATGACATAGCATTACAGAAAGTGAAGGACACTAAAGTGTTtacagaccatgcagatttctttaccagtgtttctgaaacattttcaGTCCTGCAATTTGAAAGCAACTCAGAgagcaacaacattgacaacaccaagtttcatcctccaTCCACTCAaagggcaacttttcttcagaaaggaacaaatgaacttcttcaacattgctgtattgaccgattgaactcagacatgttcagtcattgctctattgaacattctaatgcaaagcattctgctaccattgttctacagcgtcaaagttcatcaaccagaaaattgagttttggtttcggacagttcttattttcaccaaactcaaacgcggttcaatcagacattatctgtgagatcaatatgacatggagacaacagcctcataaactgaaagaccttttcttcaagtttagaaaacgcacatgcacatccatgtcggcaattcagaagggttccgaactttacatttctactctacatatgtactatagcatatttagtgtcacttga